DNA from Amycolatopsis sp. DSM 110486:
CCGGTCCACAACGGACGGTGGCGGCCGGAGGCTGAACACCGTCCGCCCCGGTCCTGGCGTGAACACGTCGGTGATGGCCGGCCCCTTCGGCTCGCAGGCGGTGAACAGCACGACCACGCTACGGTCCCCGCCCCACCCGGCCCGAGGCCCCGCCGGGCAAAGTTTTCCGGCCGACCGGGCAACGCGATCCGCCCTTCGCACGTATACGTCTCGAATCGAGGGGGAACGGATGCCCGATCCGACCGACGCCGAGATCAAGGCGGCCGGCCGATGGCTGGAGAAGCACGACGTCCCGGCGAGCCGGCTCACGCCGTTTCTCGCGCGGCGGCTCGGCGTGCGCGCAGGTGCGCGACCCGGGCCGACGTGGTCCGGAATGCTCGCCGGCCTGCTGGTGATCGCGTTCGGCTCGTTCGCGATGCAGTTCTTGTCACTGCTGCCCGGAATCGACCACGACGACCTGCCTGAGGGCCGCACCACCTTCTGCCTCTTCGCCGGGCTGCAGCTCACCCTCTGGCTGCCCGTGCGGTGGGCCAACCGGCGCACCGCGGCCTGGCTCGGCGCCCCGACGCCCGCGCAGCGACCTTCGTGGCACGAGGTGCTGAACGGGTGGTACGTCGCGGCCGCCGTGGTCACATTCGGCGGCGGCGCCGGCCTGGCGGTGGCGATGGTCGTGTCGTCCGGCAGCGTCTGGGCGCTGTTGTGGCTCGGGCTGCTGACGCTCGGCGCGGCCGTGGTGGCGGCAGTGCTGACCGACGTGCTGACGCGGCCGGTGCTCGCCGACGACGAGCTCTCCCGCTCCGTCGACGGAATCCTCCGCCGTAACGAGCCCTACTTCGCGCTGCCGGCGTTCTACGCGCTACCGGTGGTCGCCGACCTGGCGACGACCAACCGGCAGCCGCCCGGGTTCGTGCCGTGGCTGATCGTGTACGTAGTGGTCGCCGTCGGCGCGCAGGCGGCAGGGCTGGACCGGCACCGGCGCCGGGCCCTGACCGTGGCCGCCTGAAGCGATGGCGGGCGTCTCGGACCGGAAGCTGTGCCCGAGGTGCTCGCCGAGGCCGAAGTAGTGGCGGAAGTTGTAGATCAGCGGGCTCCACTTCGCGGGATCCACGTGCTGGGTACCGGGCACGACCAGCTCCGGCGCGCAGTGCACCCGCAGCACGTCGGCCTCGATGACGAGGAACCCGGCGCGCTCGCGGATGGCGGCCGCGCGGGCTTCCAGCTGCAGCGGGCATTCGGCGATGCGCGGCGGCCGGACCAGCTCGGCCGGTTGTGGCCGCAGACCGGCCGCGGCGAACTTGTCGGGCTCGTGCCGGAACCGGTCGCGTTTGTGCTTGGGCACCGGGTCCGCGCCCGTCAGCGGGGCGAGCCGCTCCACCGCGGCCCATTGGCCGGGACCGGGCAGGTTGATCACGAGGTCGGGACGCGAGGTGAGGTTGCGCGCGCCGTGGCCGCAGCGGGCCAGCCCGAGCACCACGACCTCACCGAGCGCCCAGGCCGACGACATCGGCGTGATGTTCGGGGAGCCGTCGGCGTTTTCTGTGGTCAGCAAGGCGACCGGTGTGCCGAAGTACAGGATGCTGGGGGCAATCGCGACATGATCGTTCACGAGCGCCCACGCTAGGGGCGCGGCGCTTCGGCCCCGGCCGAAGCGATCGGCGGCCTCAGAACTCCTCGGCGATCGACGACCAGAAGCGCAGTGCCGCTCGTTCCATCTCCAGCCCGAGCCGCAGCGGGATCATGCGGCGCGCGTACTGGGGCTCGGAACCGAAGCGGCGCTGCATGTCCTCGTACACGGAGATGCGTTCTTCGTGCTGTTTGATCTGCTCGCGCGCCAGGTTCACGATGTTGCCGGAGTCGCCGAGCTCGTTGAAAAAGAGCTTCATCTCGGCGATGTCGCGCATCTCGAAATGCTCGTGCGTGGGCGCGGCGAGCCACGCCCGCACGGCTTCGCGGCCTTCGTCGGTGAGGCTGTAGACCTTGCGCCGGCGCCCGGTCTGCTCGGTCTCGACCTCCAACAGCCCCATGCGCTCCAGCCGCTCCGGCTCCGAGTACAGCTGCGCGTGGGGGAAGGACCAGAAGTACCCCACCGAGTGTCCGACGGCGCGCTTGAGGTCGTACGGCGTGGACGGGCCACGCAGCCCGATCGTCCCCAGCACGACGTACGAAGTCGTGCTCAACCG
Protein-coding regions in this window:
- a CDS encoding flavin reductase family protein encodes the protein MNDHVAIAPSILYFGTPVALLTTENADGSPNITPMSSAWALGEVVVLGLARCGHGARNLTSRPDLVINLPGPGQWAAVERLAPLTGADPVPKHKRDRFRHEPDKFAAAGLRPQPAELVRPPRIAECPLQLEARAAAIRERAGFLVIEADVLRVHCAPELVVPGTQHVDPAKWSPLIYNFRHYFGLGEHLGHSFRSETPAIASGGHGQGPAPVPVQPCRLRADGDHYVHDQPRHEPGRLPVGRRQVGDHR
- a CDS encoding PadR family transcriptional regulator → MSSGRLSTTSYVVLGTIGLRGPSTPYDLKRAVGHSVGYFWSFPHAQLYSEPERLERMGLLEVETEQTGRRRKVYSLTDEGREAVRAWLAAPTHEHFEMRDIAEMKLFFNELGDSGNIVNLAREQIKQHEERISVYEDMQRRFGSEPQYARRMIPLRLGLEMERAALRFWSSIAEEF